The DNA segment AACAGGGGACTTTAGTACCTCGTTGATTGCCCTCTTAACTAGTTCACGTTATTTTCACGTGGTTCCGCAGGCGTGTAACCTCGGGCGCAGTGCTGGTACCTCTTGAATCCCTGGAAGCCCCGTGCGTCGCCTTCGTCGTATTCGGTAACATCCGCCGTCCTGACGCCTTTAGTCCGTGGAGCCCGAATTTCTGTTGCGGATTTCGGAGCGCCACGCGTGTAAGCAGCTGTCAACACCGTCTGCTGCTTCTTCGGCACGGCGTCGTCGGGGAACGCCACTACGATGGCGCCCGGCTTGATGGTCATCGGCCCGTACAGGATGACCGCTGTGTAGCCGATGAAAGCGATCACAGACATGGAATAGCCAGGTATCCACAGGTACATGATGTCGAAGTTGAAGCCTAGCACCACCATGATGCAGCCTCCTACGAAAAGGCCGAAGGCGAGCGTGAGCGCCAACTTGGAGTGCAAGTTTGGTTGAAAGGTGGCCGGCTTGATCTTTTCGATCGACTCAAAGTCCTTGAGGTCGAAGCCAGACGGCGGCCCAGTGACGTTGGTGAACATGACGGTGACGGTGTAGATGCCAACTCCCAGGGCCATGGCGCACGATCCGCCTATAGTTCTGAACTGCTTATGCGACGCCACGCCAATCACTGCGAAAGTGCCTCCCGCGGCGAAGCACAGAAACGCGACGGCCAGCACCAAGCGACTTGTCTGCGAGATGCCGTATTGCGCCTTGTACGGGTCCTGCATGCTGcgtcctgcgcaagggaaacgtTAAATGGGACGACACGTTCCAAACAGGCGAAGTATCGTGGATATCCCTCCATGGATACCACTGTTACACCATCACCTCAATGACGACAGTCGGGGTCATTGTTTCGCCACTTCACAAAATTATCTGCGCCGTCGACTTCTTGGTTGCCTGCACGGATAGGATTGATATGCTGAGGAAAATTTTTTTCCAATCAGAACTGATTCGGTGATTCGATAATTAGATGTCTATCTTGAATTTATATTGTTCCATCCAAGTTTAACTTTATTAATAATTATTATGGATATCTATCCCGTCTAAGCAAATTGCAATGAGCTTCCTGAGCTATTGTCGTGATCCGCAGGCAGTGGAACATATAATCAGCAAAATTATTCCGGGAGAGAAATGAAGACGGAACTGAAGAATAACAACAAAATACTAGTTAATAGTTGCTGTATAGAAATATACAGTTGCCTGATGACAAACTGCAACAAATTTCCAAGGGACAAGCATGATTCTTGTAATTGAGAAACTTGCACTAGACCAACAGTTAGGTGGCGACGCTTGCTATTCTACCTCTTTTGCGAAAGAGTATAGGGGCGTATCCGTGCTTCTCAGCCATGCAGATGAACCATTAGTGCTTATCGTTCAAACAAAAATGGCGGTAGTTGTAACTATACGCTAGAGAAAAGATGCCAGTGGTAAGCGAACGGCTCCATACTTCTCGACGACTTTGCACGTGGCAGCAGTCCCGTTTCACCAGCGCCGCATCAGTAATTGCGTTTCAAATGAACACTAAATTTcagagggatatatatatatatatatatatatatatatatatatatatatatatatatatatatatatatatatatatatatatatatatatatatgtgtgtgtgtgtgtgtgtgtgtgtgtgtgtgtgaccgaCATGAAGTTATCAAAAGGCAATATCACGTGCTTGCAGTAACTTCCTTTTCGCTGAAACGAAGTGCTACTGCGCAAACGTGCTTGATCTCATCAACagctttcgttttcctttctaTTGGTACCTCACCGTTTTGCTGCCAATAAAACGGGTAGATGTCTAAAATACGCACACACTAAAGAATTGTGCTAGATACTTTTCTACTATTTAAACATAGGGCATAAGCATGGCGCAATGTTTGTGTTATATGAAATTGGATTTTTCGTCATCCTACAACTGTCGTCTAAAGGTTAATACAGATGAAATCTTGCTGTTCGGTGCTTTTATAACGTTACCCAAACATATTACCTGCGTGAAACTTTATATTGCAGAATCTAATGCATGCAACACGGAAGACCAACACCACTGAATGCATCGTGTGCGGATATTGTCGATGGACAGTGAGTGCTCAGCCGCTATAGGAGGGTTCGGCGTGCGATACACGCTAAGTATGCTGAACCATTGTTGCTCCAGCTGTAAGCCAGCCGAGATAACTCTGGGAGGTGGCACATGCCTCATTTATGATCATATGAATGGCAGCTTTTGTTTGCATACTTCTAGTACATTTATTCATAGTGCAGTAATTGTGAACTGCATATGGTGATAAATGCTCACTGCCATGAAACAATGAGTAAATGATGAATTACGAAGTAGAAAGAAAAATCAGAAATGAAAAATAAGGCAGTTTGGCTTGTCAAGATACAGAACAGATCACTGCTTCGAAACGAAGGAACACCCAACATAATTAGTGCTAGAAGGGCCTCAACTTCAGGGTATTACAATCATCATAAACAATCAAGAGAGACATTTTTGCTTCGTTAACCTTGTTTACTTACATAAAGAAAAAGTAGTACATAAAACTCATGACATGCTATCCAGCTCCTTGACACTGTCTGTAAGGAGACATGCTGCACTTTGGGAGTGTGTTGACATCATCCAACATTCCATGCACGTGTAGCGTTCGGAATAACTTAGAGAATCATTCACAAAGTACGATCCATGTGCAATCCAACGTAAGACCAATCGTACCTAAAGCAGCGCCCAGCAAGATTCCGACagttttttttacacttttcagCCACATCCAACGCATTTCAACAGGTCCCATCTGTCGGTATAGCCATTAGACAAACACACCACAAGTCGTATCAGGCAACGTGCCACACTATATTGTTCCTAAATCCTGAAACAGATGTCCATTGACCAATTCGGCATAGAGATACTGGTTCTTGTTGCTGTTTAGAAGTGCGTTAGCGTGGCAAGCATTTCTAAACACCATTCTAGTGTGTCACGAAACCGACGAAATTTCCACGCTCCAACTTGCTTATAATGCTAGCCCCAAATTCATAAGCAATACACAGGAGCGTTCAATATATATACTTATGAAGATATAATCGTCACATATAGTAGCAATAGCATGAGGCTTCCCCCCACGTAGTTTCATCTATACTCACAGTGAGCGCATGGAAGCGTGGTGAGTTGTCATGGTGTTCCGTGTGTCGCATCTTCACGTGGATGTTGAGGACATCGCCGCGCTAGGCTGCACCTGTGCCCAGACGAAAGAGCCCAGCTTCGAGTAGGCTTCATAACTTCACTTCGTCTTCTGTACAACCGAACGTTTGGCGTTTAGGAGCTGCCGAGCCCTAAAAAACATACGGAGGAGCAGACGTAAACCCATGATACCCAAGACCACTGACGCAATCATAGAAGGAATTTTTTTCTAGAGGGAAGGCTGGCAGTGGCAACGACGACGTATTTCCACTAATGTGATTCTttacggcttctttttttttttcagtgtcatcTTGGGGGGGAAaaaaggtgatgatgatgagtctcAAACTTGGCACGTACTGCACAATGGGGAAATAGGCTAAAATCGGGCGgatggtaaataaataaacaagtactGAAATTAAACGAAAATCAATAAATATGAACGACTAGATAGGAAAGATTAGTCAGCAACGGAGTGATCAGACTAGGCGACTAAATAAAATTCATCTGAGGAATACTACATTCAGCAATTTCGATCAAATAATTTTGAAGGAAATACGGCTGACAGTAAACAAAACAAATTTAGAGGATCAGCGTTTTGTAACTTGCAAGAACAATGCATACAGATTCAATACCAGCTTCAAACACATTCTCAAGGCTAGAACTTAATGCCGAGGCCGCCAAATAGAGTAAAACGGAAACACTTGCACACTATCTgagattaaaaaaatgaaaattcaagATGCTTGATATTTTTAGACGGCGACAGAATAAAAAGCACTGGCCAGTACATTCGACTGCGCCGCATAAATGACCCAATGTGGAGGTTATCCCACCAGACATATGTAATTATAATTTAATGAGGGAATACAATGGCGTAACCTTTTGAACATGATCTCGAATTACTAGTGCTTTTTTCCAGAAATGAGTGACATGCTGAAACTTCGAGAAAAAGTCACTCAGAGTCACTGTATAAAGTACTGGAAGCGTTCAATACGCAAGCGGGGTGACATACGCCAATATTGCCAAAAACAGGGTGACCAATCCATTTAGAGATGCTAGCGCTAATGAATCAGCCGCTTCATTTCATGCTTCTTGGTCTTCAGGCGTCTTTGTCAGCTGTGCAGTTTCCCAATAAAAATACAGCAGAGAGGGCTGCAACCTCCTCAAAAAGTTAGGGGAGGTAGTTGAAGGCACCTTCGATTTCCTTTTTGAGCTTGCGGAAGATTACGTAAAATCCTTGTGCTCTTCCTCTAGGagcgtttttccttttttattcctATATCACCTTTATCAATTCACGGTATCAAATATTACATTCCTCCGTTTCACCTCCTTGCCTAGGCTCTGTCTTTCTCTGTCTCCATTTATCTCCAATGCGAAGTAATCAAACACTGTTTAAAAGCGACTCTACAGAAGATTGTCGTAGTCTACCGTTACATCAATAAATAATATCCGTATACAGCTAAAacgtaacaaaaagaaaagaaaactacacAAAGAAAATTAGAGGGTTTTGTGAATAAAGAGATTTGCAAGATCTGTTACGCAAAACAAGTGATGCAGCGCTTCGCTATGGGATTCTTTCATCTGAGCTCAGCGGTAATAGGGTGCACGCAAGGCTCTGCCGGCTAATGTGGGAAAGCGGATGCCTTTGACTATAGTGAAATGCTCGCGGAATGCGCTGGCAATATTTTCAATTTCTCTAGGTTTTCAATCATCTGGCAGGAGAGAGAAAGACGACTTGCGACCAGTGTACCGAATAATAACAAAAGTTATTAGTTCGGTTCATATTTCCTTCCTGAGAAATTTCCTTTCGACAAGAGACATGCGCAACTGAAGTATTAGTGACTTGCTTGTATCCTCAGACAAGAAATTGTGCTCGCAACATTTCCGTCTTTGTGCATTTATTTATTAGAGTTCGCGGATGGGCGGTTGCTTTTATCTCCTCTTCGACAACATGTTGACTTCTTTGACACTGATTTAACATGGCAAGACATCCTCGTGACGCAGCAAAAGCTAATAAGCAAACATCAAGGTGCCTTTCCGGCGTGAAAGTAATTTGTTACGCAAACTCAACATTAACATGTTCTAGCATGCGCAATGCACAATGCTCACGCTCAATGCATACGTGCGGTGTTTACTACGAGCCGAAATTACACAAGTGAAGAACACAGACACGCTAGTGTTTCCTGCAACGAGCACTTCGAACAATATACCTGCACAGGACCGAACTCCATGGAAGCGTGCACTTGAACACGTTAGGTGTCGGTACAATTCTGATCTGCAGAGAAGATACGTCACGTATTCTGTTAGGTTGCTAAACAAGAGCAACACAGCTCACTAATATAATATGTAAATAGGCAAGAAATCAATTACGAGCACTCTTGACAGAATTATGCCTGGGCTTAATATGGCTTACATTATGACTGCCCTACATCGCTCGTTTCATCGTTTCGTGCAACTGCTTTTAATACAAATAGTTATCATGTATAATACCCGTTATAGATTTACCGAATTACAGCCGTTTACTAATAGCCATGGGCTGTGGGAGCGTGATTCCTTTTATACGCCCCCTCGAGAATGTTTCACCTCGCTTCACTTGCCGTCATTTAGTTAACACACGAATACTGCGACTATTGATGCCTAGTTTGCGACCGCTGTCTGTCGCATATACTTCTACAGAGTTCCGTGTATAATAGGTCTTTTCACATCTGCTTAATATGTGTATTGTTTTAGTTTgttcgggggcggggggggggaggcagcaaTTACTTAACAGCACTCCGGTTACAGTCGGGTCCTTGCTTAGGGTCATTGGCAACATTTTATTGCCTTATCAACTTCTTACAATGTCATGGCAATTTATTTCTTTAGCTCTTTACGTCCGGAACTTTGCTACAGTTGGCGAAGACTGGTTCAATCGCGCGATCAAACATTGGTACGAGGTAACGTAATGGTCGATCGAAGTTACTAAGGCGAAGCTTTCGTCTGCGTAACATCACGAAGGCGGTTTATTGCAGAGGTGCATAACTTCTTCCTCCGTTTTCGACAATTTAAGCGCCACAATCTAAAAGTTCCGTGACACTCTAATTAGTTTATTTTTGTGCGTGCCTCTGCTCAAGTACGTGTAAGCTTGTTGTCAAGAAGGCTGTAATGCGTAATGTTGCTCTTTGTTTTTGTACACTCTATCGCTCGCTCTTGGTTGAGCAGCCGTCTGATCAAAGCGCCGCAAAATCGTCTGCCTTGTCGACATcatagctgtgaaaacgttcaaTGTGATCCCGTTTGATATAGAACAGTGCGTATAAAAACCAGGACGGATAAATAAAACGACGCAAACCCCTAGCACTGACTCACAAGAAAaggctgaactcacaactaaacCAACAACTCCACTCACAACTAAAGCATTCTCACATATATAAACACACCCAAACATACGCGGGATCATCAGCACGATTATTCTATTTGTATAAATCTATTTTATTTATTCGTTAATTCGGGGGGGGGGAGAGATAGAGAGGGAGCGGGGTGAAGGGGCACAAGGGGAAATATATATTATTTTAacatggtgtgtggcatttggttCAAATCCGCCTAATATGTTGCAGGTGGCCTCATTTGGAAgccagcgcttgtcttcgtctcgTGTCCATCCTCATCCATCTTTCGAGCTGTTCCCCCATTGGGTGAATCCCCATCTAGCCCAATCAGCTACTCTGCTAGGCTTGTATTTGCGATTCATGGACCGGCACGCAGGCAATGCAGAGCATAATTGAAGGTCTAACTAAATGACAAAGTTTCGCTGCATAATAATTGCTAAGTTCATGAAATAGTCCCACATTGCAAAGCTGAAgcgttattgttttgtttttgacaTTCAGGCAAAAGGCCTACATCCCAAAAGTTCCACAATAATCCTTCAATGAAAATTCAGAAACCTGCAGTGAGAATATTTGCATCAGCCACTAAGGACGCGTCCTCTACACAGCTTTTTGCACAGATAAATATAATACCACTTATCCAAGCTCTGGACAATAACACAGCTATACTAATCCGCAGAATACTAACCACGAGAAAGCCAGATCTCCTATCAATATTTCTCTAGCCTGCAAGGGTTACGAGGCTGAACATAACGAATTTAACTTGTCATAAAGTCATTATGTACGGTCAATGTTCACTATCATATGTCGGTGCAAGAATTTGCAATAAAATACCCAGCTTCATTTGGAAACTTCGAAATGCTGTTCTATTATTAAAACATCAGTTTAAATCGTGTGTGTAAGATTACCTATTTTTTACTTTTTGCTTTGAATTTAATTGATTTTTGATTGAATTGATTCGGATTTTCTTTATTTGAATTTCGTGCAACTCTCCTGTTCGTGTTATATGTTGGgcgcatattcctgggtagcagTGCGACAATTATGTTTTCTGCACATTTTTGATAAACTTTGATGTACTGCTGTGGATCTCTAGTGAAGTTGATCATGATCTTCTCTAGATTGATTTTCCCGTGCTGGTTGtgatagtctcgctatttgtgatatTTCGTGAGCgtccgcgatctccatggtcgtgttgtgtacTCCTAACTTGATCAATTTTTCAATGCTGGTTCGAAATGGGGATCgcaatgcgcttttaacaactttcttgatcgtcgcgtcaagcttcttgagtttaACTTGCGTCCAGTTGTGCATGACAGCGGAGTATGACATACGAAAGAGTTAGAAAGAGTTGATTAtcctgatgaggttatcttcaTTCATTCTCCTGTGCCTTCCTGCCAGGTGCCTGATCAATCTGTAGGCcttatccgttttaagggtgattttcttgaactccgtatggtttccaccgtttgcatcaatgaaaaatcctagtaccctgatcacgtttACTTTGGGTATATTACCACAATTTCCTGTAAGTATTGCTTTCCCATACTTTCCCAtaggtttccagcccttaggcctgccccctttttcacaTCTGTAAAGTAGTAATTCCGATTTATGAGGGGAGCACCTGAGTTCAGTGGATCTGAGGAATTCTTCCACCGTACTGATCGCTTCACTCAGCTTCActtccaggcaagggactggcgccgcctgcaaactaacacatacccacattgtctcgtctacacgcaatctccccagacagttatacgtcccggacatgacCCTTGTGTAGAAACCatacagcgacactcgcgcacataacacacgaatgtaccgaccgtccgggcgacgcaatttcgccacgagtcaaagcacacacactcactacgtggtcttgggaggcgagagtgtccgaactggacctgggaagccaactggcgaccctcgaccaggcccggtgagccgcgatcgccagtggagccctgtcagagggaaccacccaggaataaaccgcgcaacggtttctgcaataataatgttcctcctcctcctcctcctcctcctcctcctcctcctcctcctcctcctcctcagcgcGTCCTGTATGTgtccttcactgccaccagctcATAATATAGAGAGatcatcagcatatatatatatttttattcagataccctaaaggcccttacgAGCAATACACagggggggggttaacaacaggatatttcaaacacaattaggggagggaaaggcaatatagaacaccgtggtaaaAATCACcaaatacaacaagaaaatataaaaagaaaaaaaggaaagagaattgcatacaagatgcaaaaaaaggaacactccgtacaaagcatgtagatacacttacaatgcgtcaaaggcataaaattctgcttttacccaacatgcgtaaaactgcgcttcaaattacttacaaatgagtcatgatcacgtatagaagcaatttcttttggaaGCTTGTTCCAGTGATGAATagcaagaaagagcggtgattgtcgcaggagattcgtacgcgcaaacatgggacgcactttgaagggatggtcgaggcgggggaaaattttttgtgggggtttgatatgggatgctgtaaaggatgacggggtgtgatacaatctgtggaagtgggaaagcagtgctaacagtcgtcgtgtttctagagacggtaattggagggactctttgataaCCGTGttgctggatgttctagagtatgttttagtgatgaaacgtgctgctttgttttgtgaagattccagcttgtttattcggtaagtctgatttggattccatattatggaagcgtattcaatcttcgagcgaactagagctgtgtaagcgAATAACTTAGTTGActgatttgctaaatacaaatttcgcctaatgaatccaagtgttttatttgctttcgaaattatttcatcaatgtgatcattccatgtaaggttagaagttaaatggactcccaaatattttaatgtagacacattctctatgcatatgctgttcataaaatatgaacttaagtgaacgttactggctctggtaaatgtcattgtttttgttttagaaacaataatttccatttgccattgctcgcaccaaagtgaaattttgtttaggtcggcctgtaaaatattagtgtcttcagaggtgataacttgtctgtaaagaacgcagtcatctgcaaacaacctAACTGTTGAGGTCtggttgttactgatgtcattaatgtaaattaagaataagattgggccaagtacggattcctgaggaacgccagatttaacttgtgataaagcggaaaagtgatcatttacggaaacaaattggtagcgattggttaaaaaacttgagatccaattaacaattttatcatgtatgttaagccggctaagtttcatcattaagcgagaatggggaactttatcgaatgctttcttgaagtcaataaatatggcatcgatttttatggaatcgtgaacagcttgatgaagatcagttataagttcaaaaatctgtgtttcacaagagcgtccttgCTGAAATACATGCTGATTGttagaaaaaaagttatgttcagataaatatttcataactgcggaagatatgatatgctcaagtaatttacatggaatactagtcaaggatataggtctatagtttgagggcactgatcggtcacctgatttgtaaatgggagtgatacgaccgaccttccagtcatctggtacaattcctgtatctagtgattgctggaaaagggcgGCTAATGGTGGCTAATGGGCGGATATGGTGTGATCAATGtccttaatgttgcccagctttctggacagaccaatcacgCACAGTTTGAAAAGGACGGAggtatttttttatatatgcAACACCCACAGCACATTTACAGGCATTACAGTAATGGGAAACACAGAACATCAAGCGCATTCGTGCAATATGACTCATAAATGAACAATAGCGTACGAATGGCAAGCATATAGGTCCAAGAATTATAGACACTACtcgcatgcagaaaaaaaaagaaacataagtaAAGTCGCCTCAATTCAATAAGGCATAAAATGCATCATTCTACATTACATCAACGACTGACGATGGTAGTCTATTCCACTTCCGTATTGTTCTAGGGAAAAAAGACATCCTTAATAGGTTTGTGGGGCAAAACATTTCTCCTACTTTATAGGCGTGGTTGCCTCCAGCTGATGCATAATAAGGTTCAGGTATGTACTGTTacgaataaggatgggctggggtgcatttggcaggcattctcagattatgaacagcaggttgccattatccctcaagagaaaagtttataaccagctgtgtcttaccagtactcacgtaaggggcagaaacctggaggcttacgaaaagggttctacttaagttgaggacgacgcaacgagtttttgaaagaagaatgataggtgcaacgttaagggataagaaaagagcagattgtgtgaggaaacaaacgcgagttaatgatatcttagttgaaatcaagaaaaataaatggtcatgggcaggacacgtaatgaggagggtagataaccgatggtcattaagagttacggaatggattccaagggaagggaagcgtagtagagggcggcagaaagttaggtgggcgcatgagattaagaagtttggagggacaacatggccacgattagtacatgaccgcggtagttggagaagtataggagaggcctttttccggcagtgggcctaaccaggctgctgctgctgctgctgctgatgatgatgatgatgtactgtTGGCTGTCAATACCAATTGTTGCGTGAAAGATACTATGAAAAAGTTTTAAACGAAGTTTGTTTCCTGGGATTTTCAAGAGGCTTCCATTGTAATATATTCCTTGCTTGTGTAGCGCTAAAGGTAAAACTATATTTTCCAGTAACAAAACTTGCCATTAATTGTGTACTCTTTCAAGGCATTCCTGGTCACCAACCATCGATGGGTACCATACctcgcatgcatattctaacaaATACCGGACGAACGTCTTGAACAGTACCTCTTTAGTAGCCATACTGAAATCTTTAGCGTTGCGCCGTAGAAACCCTCATGACATGCCTGCACTCGCTATTACATGATCAGCGTGACGATGCCATATTGGATCAGGGGTAAAATAAGCTCCTAGGTATAAATATAGACACCCGTGGCAATGGAATATCTATCTAAGGTATACTGAAACGAACATGGGTTCTTTTTATTTGCTAAATGACATGAAAAGTCTCTTAGCTGGCTTCAAACTTATGTTCCAGTTATAACACCCCTAAGAAATGCGGCTGAGGTCACACTGTAACATGCGGCAATAGTCTTCAGAACTAATATGCTTGTACAAAACGGAATCATCAACGTACAATCTCAAATGCGACAGGACTCCTTCATTgacaaataaaataaacaaaagtggaCACTGAACtgagccctgaggg comes from the Dermacentor variabilis isolate Ectoservices chromosome 2, ASM5094787v1, whole genome shotgun sequence genome and includes:
- the LOC142570291 gene encoding uncharacterized protein LOC142570291: MQDPYKAQYGISQTSRLVLAVAFLCFAAGGTFAVIGVASHKQFRTIGGSCAMALGVGIYTVTVMFTNVTGPPSGFDLKDFESIEKIKPATFQPNLHSKLALTLAFGLFVGGCIMVVLGFNFDIMYLWIPGYSMSVIAFIGYTAVILYGPMTIKPGAIVVAFPDDAVPKKQQTVLTAAYTRGAPKSATEIRAPRTKGVRTADVTEYDEGDARGFQGFKRYQHCARGYTPAEPRENNVN